From the Streptomyces syringium genome, one window contains:
- a CDS encoding transglycosylase SLT domain-containing protein encodes MSPTEGSYVTFSTISRAASRKLATVAGAALALGTAGVVFASVPAQAATAAPKAAAQETAKQMIKDSAQFQCFSKIVEHESGWNHKATNAGSGAYGLVQALPGSKMASAGSDWQTNPATQIKWGLDYMKDRYGSPCGAWAFWQTHNWY; translated from the coding sequence ATGTCCCCCACGGAAGGTTCCTACGTGACGTTCTCGACCATCAGCCGTGCCGCCTCCCGCAAGCTGGCCACTGTCGCCGGTGCCGCTCTCGCCCTGGGTACCGCCGGAGTCGTGTTCGCCTCCGTGCCGGCTCAGGCCGCGACCGCGGCCCCGAAGGCCGCCGCGCAGGAGACCGCCAAGCAGATGATCAAGGACTCCGCGCAGTTCCAGTGCTTCAGCAAGATCGTGGAGCACGAGAGCGGCTGGAACCACAAGGCGACCAACGCCGGCAGCGGCGCCTACGGCCTGGTCCAGGCGCTGCCCGGCTCGAAGATGGCCTCGGCCGGCTCCGACTGGCAGACCAACCCCGCCACCCAGATCAAGTGGGGCCTGGACTACATGAAGGACCGCTACGGCAGCCCCTGTGGCGCGTGGGCCTTCTGGCAGACGCACAACTGGTACTGA
- a CDS encoding cytochrome P450, with product MPCPALPEGFDFTDPDLYQHRVPLPEFAACRRTAPVWWNAQRRGVAGFDDEGFWAVTRHADVREVSTRPEDFSARLNTSVIRFSEHIGRDEIEAQRLMMLNMDPPEHTRVRQIVQRGFTPRSVRALEAALRERAGAIAARARERGSGDFVADIACELPLQAIAELIGIPQDDRARIFDWSNKMIGYDDPELAITEEIGTEAAAELIAYAMNLAADRAKCPARDIVSRLVAAEGEGNLGSDEFGFFVLLLAVAGNETTRNAISHGMHAFLTHPDQWELYRRERPATAAEEIVRWATPVVSFQRTATRDTELSGTRIEAGQRVGLFYASANHDPEVFDTPEKFDITRDPNPHLGFGGGGPHFCLGKSLAVMEIDLVFHAIADALPDIQLAGEPRRLRSAWLNGIKELRVRYA from the coding sequence ATGCCTTGTCCCGCGCTGCCCGAGGGCTTCGACTTCACCGACCCCGATCTCTATCAGCACCGCGTGCCGCTCCCGGAGTTCGCGGCCTGCCGCCGGACCGCCCCCGTGTGGTGGAACGCCCAGCGGCGCGGCGTGGCGGGCTTCGACGACGAGGGCTTCTGGGCCGTCACCCGGCACGCGGACGTCCGGGAGGTCTCCACCCGGCCGGAGGACTTCTCGGCCCGGCTGAACACCTCGGTGATCCGCTTCAGCGAGCACATCGGGCGGGACGAGATCGAGGCCCAGCGGCTGATGATGCTCAATATGGACCCGCCCGAACACACCCGGGTCCGTCAGATCGTCCAGCGCGGCTTCACCCCGCGCTCGGTCCGCGCCCTGGAGGCGGCCCTGCGCGAACGGGCGGGGGCCATCGCGGCGCGGGCGCGCGAGCGCGGCAGCGGCGACTTCGTCGCCGACATCGCCTGCGAACTGCCCCTCCAGGCCATCGCCGAACTCATCGGCATACCCCAGGACGACCGGGCGCGGATCTTCGACTGGTCCAACAAGATGATCGGCTACGACGACCCCGAGCTGGCCATCACCGAGGAGATCGGCACCGAGGCCGCCGCGGAGCTCATCGCGTACGCCATGAACCTCGCCGCCGACCGCGCGAAGTGCCCGGCGCGCGACATCGTGAGCCGGCTGGTGGCGGCCGAGGGCGAGGGCAATCTCGGCTCCGACGAGTTCGGCTTCTTCGTCCTGCTGCTGGCCGTCGCCGGCAACGAGACCACGCGCAACGCCATCAGCCACGGCATGCACGCCTTCCTCACCCACCCCGACCAGTGGGAGCTCTACCGGCGGGAGCGGCCGGCGACGGCGGCGGAGGAGATCGTGCGGTGGGCGACCCCGGTCGTCTCCTTCCAGCGCACGGCCACCCGCGACACCGAACTGTCGGGCACCCGGATCGAAGCGGGCCAGCGCGTCGGGCTCTTCTACGCCTCCGCCAACCACGACCCCGAGGTCTTCGACACCCCCGAGAAGTTCGACATCACCCGCGACCCCAACCCCCACCTCGGCTTCGGCGGCGGCGGTCCGCACTTCTGCCTCGGCAAGTCGCTGGCCGTCATGGAGATCGACCTCGTCTTCCACGCGATCGCCGACGCCCTCCCGGACATCCAACTCGCGGGCGAACCAAGGCGGTTGAGGTCGGCCTGGCTGAACGGGATCAAGGAGCTGCGGGTGCGCTACGCCTAG
- a CDS encoding steroid 3-ketoacyl-CoA thiolase, giving the protein MAAEPVIVEAVRTPIGKRQGALANLHPAYLLGETYREIIARTGIQPDCVEQIVGGTVTHAGEQSMNPARTAWLAMGLPYETAATTVDAQCGSSQQANHLVANMVAGGVIDIGIACGVEAMSRVPLGSGSKHGPGKPFPDEWNVDLPNQFEAAERIARRRGLTRERVDALGLLSQERAARAWAEERFKREVFAVQVPTTEEEQYAGQGMWRLVDRDEGLRDTCAEALAGLKPVMPTAVHTAGNSSQISDGAAALMWASKRMARALKLRPRARIVAQALVGADPHFHLDGPVDATRAVLGKAGMSLRDIDLVEVNEAFASVVLSWAQVFDQDLEKVNVNGGAIALGHPVGATGARLIVTALHELERADKEFALITMCAGGAQATGTIIQRL; this is encoded by the coding sequence ATGGCCGCGGAACCCGTCATCGTCGAAGCCGTGCGCACCCCCATCGGCAAGCGCCAGGGGGCGCTCGCCAATCTCCACCCCGCCTATCTGCTGGGGGAGACCTACCGAGAGATCATCGCCCGCACCGGCATCCAGCCCGACTGCGTCGAGCAGATCGTCGGCGGCACGGTCACCCACGCCGGTGAGCAGTCCATGAACCCGGCACGCACCGCCTGGCTCGCCATGGGCCTGCCCTACGAGACCGCCGCGACCACCGTGGACGCCCAGTGCGGCTCCTCCCAGCAGGCCAACCACCTGGTGGCCAACATGGTCGCGGGCGGGGTCATCGACATCGGCATCGCCTGCGGCGTCGAGGCCATGAGCCGGGTCCCGCTGGGCAGCGGCTCCAAGCACGGGCCGGGAAAGCCCTTCCCCGACGAGTGGAACGTCGATCTGCCCAACCAGTTCGAGGCGGCCGAGCGGATCGCCCGCAGGCGCGGTCTGACCCGTGAGCGGGTCGACGCGCTCGGGCTGCTCTCCCAGGAGCGGGCGGCCCGGGCCTGGGCCGAGGAGCGCTTCAAGCGGGAGGTCTTCGCGGTCCAGGTGCCCACCACCGAGGAGGAGCAGTACGCCGGGCAGGGCATGTGGCGGCTCGTCGACCGCGACGAGGGATTACGCGACACCTGCGCCGAGGCGCTCGCCGGGCTCAAGCCCGTCATGCCGACGGCGGTGCACACCGCCGGGAACTCCTCGCAGATATCCGACGGGGCGGCGGCCCTGATGTGGGCCTCCAAGCGCATGGCCCGCGCCCTGAAGCTGCGCCCCCGCGCCCGGATCGTCGCCCAGGCCCTGGTCGGCGCGGACCCGCACTTCCACCTCGACGGCCCGGTCGACGCCACGCGGGCCGTGCTCGGCAAGGCGGGCATGTCGCTGCGGGACATCGACCTGGTGGAGGTCAACGAGGCCTTCGCGTCCGTGGTGCTGTCGTGGGCGCAGGTCTTCGACCAGGACCTGGAGAAGGTCAACGTCAACGGCGGCGCGATAGCGCTCGGCCACCCGGTGGGCGCGACGGGCGCGCGGCTGATCGTCACCGCGCTGCACGAGCTGGAGCGCGCGGACAAGGAATTCGCGCTCATCACGATGTGTGCGGGCGGGGCGCAGGCCACGGGCACGATCATTCAGCGCTTGTAG